ACTCAGCTATCCCGGTGCGGAGGGCGCCGTGAATCCATCCCTGGAGGCTTCATGGCGCCATCCGAGGCTTCATGGCGCTATCCCTGGCGCCAAGACCTCCGCACCGGGGCAGTTGAGTGACTCCAGGGGAGTTTTTGAAGTACCCAGTAGGTAGTAATTTTATATATGACTCGATACCTAAGTTTCGATCTGCTAGATTCTATAGTGCGTTTTGAGGCTCCCCCAGCAGAGCTGCAACATATAATAATACGCCCAGGAGGAACCGAGTATGTCCAGAGACCATCCGTCACAACCCCCCCGAGAGGGGCAGAGTAACTTGATTGAGGTAGCCAGTCGCCGAGATTTTCTCAAACTCTCCGGAGTTGGAGGCGGAGCATTGGCGGCTGGTGCCATGGGTGCCCCAGGCTTGCTCTACAGCGCCCCGAGCCGTGCTGTATCAACCAATGCCCGCATTGTCATAGTAGGTGCCGGTGCTGCGGGGCTAGCCGCTGCTAACCGATTCAGCCGGCGCCTGGATGGCGCCGAGATTACAGTAATCGACCGACGCGAGCCGCACTACTATCAACCTGGTCTGACCCTGGTTGCTACCGGCATCTGGGAGAAAGGCAAAACCGAGGATAGCAACGATCGCTACATGCCCAACGATGTGCGCTGGGTAAAGGCGATGGTCGAGGAGTACGACCCGGAAAACAACCGCCTGGTCACTGACGAAGGCGATACCATCGAATATGACTACCTGGTTGTAGCGACTGGCCTTGAGTTACGCTTCGATCGTATAGAGGGGATGAGCGCCGATCTGATTGGAACCAACGGCATCGGCTGCGTTTATGACACCCCCGACAACGCCCAACGGACTTGGGATGCGCTGGAGCCATTTACCCGTGAAGGCGGCAAAGCCCTCTTTGTTCGCCCACCCGGAGGGATAAAGTGTGCCGGGGCGCCGCTGAAGATGATGATGATCACCGAACACCGGCTTCGTCAGCAGCAAACCCGCGAGAACAGCGATATAAAATATTTCGTTCCCGGTGATGGCTTGTTCTCGCAGCCGGACATAGAAGATTATCTGCGCGATCATCTACCCAATGAGCGGGGTATCGATATCAACTGGCACCACCAGGTCAAGGCCATTGACCCGGAAAACCGCCGCATAACCTTTGACTCCGATGAGGAGGGCGAGTATACCGAGGACTACGACTTTATCCACCTGCCACCGCCGATGAGCGCGCCCAAACCGATTCGCGAGAGTGATCTAGCAGCCAAAGAAGGTCCCTATGCCGACGGCGGATGGCTCGAGGTAGACAAATACACCCTGCGCCATAAACGTTACAGCAACGTCTTTGGGGCGGGCGACGTATGCGGAGTGCCGATTAGCAAGACCTCTGCTTCGGCTAAAAACATGAATCCGGTTGTCGTTCAGAACATCATTGATGACATAGAGGGGCGCGAGTGCAGCGCTGAGTACGACGGCTACACCTCATGCCCGTTGATAACAGAGATTGGCAGAGCGATTCTGCTCGAATTTAACTACGACCTTGATATGGTACCGACAGTCCCGCTGATAAACCCATACCGGCCGCACTGGGTTGGCTGGGTCATGAAGGTGGAGTTTCTCCAACCGATGTACAATGCCGTGCTGCGCGGCCGTTTTGCCTAAATCAACGGAGGGATAGTCATGGAGTTACCAGTTTCTCCACTCGAAGTATTAGCCTTGGGACTGGAGTACGTGCGGCCGGTACTCGGGGCCTTGATCACCGTCATCAGCATCGATGTAGCGCTGCTCTTACTCGCTCTGCTCGGCTTTGGCGGCGGATTCCGTAATGCCGGCAAGGCCATCAA
This Halorhodospira halochloris DNA region includes the following protein-coding sequences:
- a CDS encoding NAD(P)/FAD-dependent oxidoreductase; this encodes MSRDHPSQPPREGQSNLIEVASRRDFLKLSGVGGGALAAGAMGAPGLLYSAPSRAVSTNARIVIVGAGAAGLAAANRFSRRLDGAEITVIDRREPHYYQPGLTLVATGIWEKGKTEDSNDRYMPNDVRWVKAMVEEYDPENNRLVTDEGDTIEYDYLVVATGLELRFDRIEGMSADLIGTNGIGCVYDTPDNAQRTWDALEPFTREGGKALFVRPPGGIKCAGAPLKMMMITEHRLRQQQTRENSDIKYFVPGDGLFSQPDIEDYLRDHLPNERGIDINWHHQVKAIDPENRRITFDSDEEGEYTEDYDFIHLPPPMSAPKPIRESDLAAKEGPYADGGWLEVDKYTLRHKRYSNVFGAGDVCGVPISKTSASAKNMNPVVVQNIIDDIEGRECSAEYDGYTSCPLITEIGRAILLEFNYDLDMVPTVPLINPYRPHWVGWVMKVEFLQPMYNAVLRGRFA